The following proteins come from a genomic window of Nitrospira sp.:
- a CDS encoding ATP-dependent Clp protease proteolytic subunit ClpP: MLVPIVVEQTNRGERAYDIYSRLLKDRIIFLGAPIDDVFANLVIAQLLFLEAEDPEKDINLYVNSPGGSVTAGLGIYDTMQYVKPPINTICLGQAASMGALLLTAGTKGKRFALPNARVMIHQPLGGFQGQATEIDIHAREILKIRERLNEIMAKHTGQPIEKIAHDTERDYFMSGEEAKRYGLIDEVITRPPKFIKTVESADGAKDGIKGK; encoded by the coding sequence ATGTTGGTTCCGATCGTAGTCGAGCAAACTAATAGAGGCGAACGAGCCTATGACATCTACTCGCGCCTTCTCAAAGATCGCATCATTTTCCTGGGAGCCCCGATCGACGATGTGTTTGCCAACTTGGTAATTGCACAGCTTCTCTTTCTTGAAGCGGAAGATCCCGAGAAAGATATTAATCTTTATGTCAATTCGCCGGGAGGCAGTGTGACTGCCGGATTGGGCATCTACGATACCATGCAATATGTGAAGCCTCCGATCAACACCATCTGTCTTGGGCAGGCCGCCAGTATGGGAGCGCTTCTCTTGACTGCCGGGACAAAAGGCAAGCGGTTCGCCCTGCCCAATGCCAGGGTGATGATCCACCAACCGTTGGGTGGATTCCAAGGACAAGCGACAGAAATTGACATCCATGCTCGGGAAATTCTCAAGATTCGCGAGCGCCTCAATGAGATTATGGCCAAGCACACAGGGCAGCCGATCGAGAAGATTGCGCATGACACGGAACGGGATTATTTCATGTCGGGTGAAGAAGCGAAGCGGTACGGCCTCATTGATGAGGTGATTACACGACCACCCAAATTTATAAAAACAGTCGAGTCCGCGGACGGGGCAAAAGACGGGATTAAAGGCAAGTAA
- a CDS encoding Cell division trigger factor, with protein sequence MKMEVTELGPMKRALKIEVPADEVTQQFSRAYLELNRQVQIPGFRQGRAPLAILEKRYAKTIEEDVIRKLVPDFYGRAIKQAGINPVVVDIPPLDRVKIKKDSPFTFTATVEIKPTIELRDYKSPNPLSLQADKRTVAEEQVERALEVLREQQARLDAAPPGEALAEGDYAIVDLEGFLDGTSLEGTKKEGQLHRVGSKAALLGIEIDAHLIGRQEGDIVEIPQTYPVSHPDQRVAGKTVSFQLIIKGVKQKKLPTLDDEFAKDCGPYASLQELRDKLRGQMEKALKKDIEDSYKDALLKRLIDTHHFDLPDTLVERELSTIVRQARQRGKVTDSLPAPDAEELKRIREEHREEAHRRVKAGLILEAIAEKEGLSVSQDDLNNEVTRLATELRVPIADLVKMIQAGGQDSVDELRARILADKALDVVYRQAVIQG encoded by the coding sequence ATGAAAATGGAAGTGACCGAGTTAGGACCGATGAAACGCGCTTTGAAAATCGAGGTGCCGGCCGATGAGGTGACACAACAATTTTCACGAGCGTACTTGGAACTCAACCGTCAGGTTCAGATTCCAGGGTTCAGACAGGGAAGAGCCCCTTTGGCTATTTTAGAAAAGCGTTATGCTAAAACAATCGAAGAAGACGTCATTCGAAAGCTCGTTCCTGATTTCTATGGTCGAGCCATTAAACAGGCCGGGATCAATCCAGTAGTGGTGGATATTCCCCCTTTGGATCGGGTTAAAATCAAAAAAGATTCCCCATTTACTTTCACGGCGACAGTCGAAATCAAACCCACGATCGAACTACGCGACTATAAATCCCCCAATCCCCTTTCTCTCCAGGCAGACAAGCGCACAGTTGCGGAAGAACAGGTAGAGCGAGCCCTAGAGGTCTTGCGTGAACAACAGGCCCGCTTGGATGCGGCCCCGCCCGGTGAGGCCTTAGCCGAAGGAGACTATGCCATCGTCGATCTAGAAGGATTTCTGGATGGGACTTCTCTCGAAGGGACTAAGAAAGAAGGACAGTTACATAGGGTGGGTTCGAAGGCCGCCTTGCTGGGGATTGAAATAGACGCTCATCTTATTGGAAGACAGGAAGGGGATATTGTCGAGATCCCTCAGACCTATCCGGTGAGCCATCCGGATCAGCGAGTTGCCGGAAAGACGGTGAGCTTTCAGCTGATCATAAAGGGGGTCAAACAAAAGAAACTCCCCACTCTTGACGATGAGTTCGCCAAGGACTGCGGGCCATACGCGTCACTCCAAGAGTTAAGAGACAAGTTGCGTGGCCAAATGGAAAAGGCGCTCAAGAAGGATATTGAAGACTCCTACAAGGATGCCCTTCTCAAGCGCCTCATCGACACCCATCATTTCGATCTCCCTGACACACTCGTAGAGCGAGAGCTCAGCACGATTGTGCGGCAAGCACGACAGCGTGGAAAAGTCACCGATTCTCTTCCTGCACCAGATGCGGAAGAATTGAAGAGAATTCGCGAAGAGCATCGTGAGGAGGCACATCGTCGCGTGAAAGCAGGCTTGATCCTTGAGGCAATCGCCGAGAAAGAAGGTTTGTCGGTGAGCCAGGACGATCTGAACAATGAAGTGACTCGACTAGCCACAGAACTCAGGGTACCGATAGCCGATCTCGTAAAGATGATCCAGGCGGGTGGTCAGGATTCCGTTGACGAATTACGCGCCAGGATCTTGGCTGACAAGGCGTTGGATGTCGTCTATCGCCAAGCGGTTATTCAAGGATAA
- a CDS encoding DNA polymerase III subunits gamma and tau, with protein MDYQVSARKYRPSTFDDVIGQPHVVQTLMNAVSTKRIAHAYLFSGTRGVGKTTVARILAKALNCEQGPTSHPCNTCENCREIVQGNSVDVIEIDGASNTSVDDVREIRENVKFTPLRGQFRVYIIDEVHMLSNSAFNALLKTLEEPPTHVVFIFATTEIHKIPATILSRCQHYNFRRIARTEIIERLRHVAAQDRLTLEEQSFVALARTSEGSMRDALSLLDQAVAYGGKTISHADLELLLGAVPQELVQELIRAIMAQDSPAALASLANLLDRGHDLRTFCAEVVEHIRNLLVAAVVPVTAELRGLIETSEDDLNQLSMNAKELTPEQLQELLAIFLQAEDSLRFSSHPRFVMETAAVRATRLLAQREGTETRSIQTASSSNQKPPAEPERRKSGLSAHPALRQSAPVGSRPIPKSSPTAKEETDEGPSISPGPSHSPQADVVTATVSPTAVDPQPTLQWELVQEEIAASFPNVAPFLEAGRFVGIEGGCVTIGFAKQATVARARLEKEENLLVLSKLCERQLGYPLRVRIIELTETHPPGPTMAQVRAAKEQEQRLVLFERAKANPTVKQALEIFGVELAEVRTIAQQEASE; from the coding sequence ATGGACTATCAAGTCTCCGCGCGTAAATACCGGCCCAGTACGTTTGACGATGTGATCGGGCAACCCCATGTTGTCCAAACGTTAATGAACGCGGTCTCGACGAAGCGGATCGCGCACGCATATCTATTTTCCGGCACACGAGGCGTGGGAAAAACCACCGTCGCACGAATACTGGCGAAGGCACTCAACTGTGAACAGGGACCGACAAGTCATCCTTGCAATACCTGCGAGAACTGCCGCGAGATCGTGCAAGGGAATTCAGTTGATGTCATCGAAATTGACGGTGCATCCAATACCAGCGTGGACGATGTACGAGAGATCCGCGAGAACGTGAAGTTCACGCCGTTACGTGGTCAATTTCGAGTGTACATCATCGACGAAGTCCACATGCTCTCAAACTCGGCGTTCAATGCCCTGTTGAAGACACTCGAGGAACCACCCACACATGTGGTTTTTATCTTTGCGACAACAGAGATTCATAAAATCCCCGCGACGATTCTCTCACGATGTCAGCACTACAATTTTCGCCGCATTGCCAGAACCGAAATCATTGAGCGACTTCGGCACGTGGCGGCGCAAGATCGGTTGACTCTTGAGGAACAGAGCTTCGTGGCTCTGGCTCGTACCAGTGAAGGGAGTATGCGCGATGCTCTGAGTTTGCTTGATCAGGCCGTTGCATATGGCGGCAAGACCATCAGCCATGCGGATCTCGAACTGCTGTTGGGAGCCGTACCTCAAGAACTGGTGCAGGAGCTCATTAGAGCGATTATGGCCCAAGACAGCCCTGCTGCACTTGCCAGCCTGGCCAATCTGCTGGACCGCGGACATGACTTGCGCACGTTCTGCGCTGAAGTAGTGGAACATATCCGCAATCTGCTCGTGGCGGCAGTCGTCCCCGTTACGGCCGAGTTGCGCGGCCTGATTGAAACCTCGGAAGACGATTTGAACCAACTATCGATGAACGCCAAGGAACTGACTCCGGAACAGCTTCAGGAGTTACTTGCAATTTTCCTCCAAGCGGAAGATTCTTTACGATTCAGCAGCCACCCTCGCTTTGTCATGGAGACCGCGGCTGTTCGAGCGACACGGCTGTTGGCCCAACGAGAGGGTACAGAGACCCGCTCAATACAGACAGCATCGTCCTCCAACCAGAAACCTCCAGCTGAGCCGGAAAGGCGCAAGAGTGGACTATCAGCTCATCCAGCTTTGCGCCAGAGCGCACCCGTTGGATCAAGGCCCATTCCTAAATCTAGCCCCACGGCCAAGGAGGAAACGGATGAAGGACCATCGATCTCACCTGGACCATCTCACAGCCCACAGGCCGATGTGGTCACAGCCACCGTGTCTCCCACAGCCGTCGACCCACAACCGACGTTGCAGTGGGAATTAGTCCAAGAAGAGATTGCAGCTTCATTTCCCAATGTTGCGCCGTTTCTTGAAGCCGGCAGATTTGTCGGGATCGAGGGTGGGTGTGTCACTATCGGGTTTGCCAAACAGGCAACCGTAGCCAGAGCTAGATTGGAGAAGGAAGAGAATCTTCTGGTGTTATCGAAATTGTGCGAACGTCAGTTGGGGTATCCCTTACGTGTCCGCATCATCGAGCTGACTGAAACCCATCCACCTGGACCAACCATGGCCCAAGTACGAGCCGCTAAGGAACAAGAACAACGGCTGGTGTTGTTCGAACGTGCGAAAGCGAACCCGACAGTGAAACAGGCCCTCGAAATATTCGGCGTGGAGCTAGCCGAGGTTCGTACTATAGCCCAGCAGGAGGCAAGCGAATGA
- a CDS encoding Nucleoid-associated protein YaaK: protein MKNPFGNMSNILKQAQAMQEQMAKIQEQAASKTASGTAGGGIVTVTANGAMQIVSVTIDPEVVKSGDVDMLQDLIVAATNEALRKAKELMEGEMKALTGGMKIPGLF from the coding sequence ATGAAAAATCCTTTTGGTAACATGAGCAACATACTTAAGCAAGCCCAGGCTATGCAAGAACAAATGGCTAAGATTCAAGAGCAAGCCGCATCCAAAACGGCCAGCGGGACGGCCGGCGGTGGGATCGTCACCGTCACGGCGAACGGAGCCATGCAGATCGTCAGCGTGACGATCGATCCTGAGGTCGTCAAGAGCGGCGATGTCGATATGCTTCAAGATCTTATAGTGGCCGCGACGAATGAAGCGCTCCGCAAGGCCAAGGAATTGATGGAAGGCGAAATGAAAGCGCTGACCGGCGGGATGAAGATTCCGGGTCTGTTTTAG
- a CDS encoding Recombination protein RecR, with translation MAVDQQGLLARLIKELVRLPGIGHKSAQRLAFHLMKAEREDALRLADAIRAVKDGLAFCRQCRNIAEADLCEFCLDPKRDRTKIFVVEEPSTLYAVERAGAYRGLYHVLLGALSPLEGVGPADIKAEELVERVKLGGVEEIILATNPTIEGEATAIYLTRLLKPFGVRISRIAYGIPVGMDIEYADEVTLLKSIEGRRDL, from the coding sequence ATGGCTGTCGATCAACAGGGCTTGCTGGCGAGATTGATTAAGGAACTGGTCCGCCTTCCTGGAATCGGTCACAAAAGCGCTCAGCGGTTGGCCTTTCATCTCATGAAGGCCGAGCGAGAGGATGCTTTGCGGTTAGCGGATGCCATTCGTGCCGTGAAGGATGGATTGGCGTTTTGTAGGCAATGTCGCAATATTGCGGAAGCAGACTTGTGCGAATTTTGCCTTGACCCGAAACGCGATCGGACCAAGATTTTCGTCGTTGAAGAACCAAGTACGCTGTATGCCGTCGAACGGGCAGGCGCCTATCGCGGTCTCTACCATGTCTTGCTGGGAGCGCTCTCCCCACTCGAAGGCGTAGGACCGGCAGACATTAAAGCTGAAGAACTTGTTGAGCGCGTGAAACTCGGCGGGGTTGAAGAAATCATCCTCGCGACGAATCCCACCATTGAAGGAGAAGCCACAGCGATCTATCTGACCCGATTGCTCAAACCCTTCGGTGTACGCATTTCCCGAATTGCTTATGGGATTCCCGTGGGCATGGACATTGAGTATGCGGACGAAGTAACGTTGCTGAAATCGATCGAGGGGCGACGTGATCTATAG
- a CDS encoding RNA polymerase-binding transcription factor DksA — translation MKTRRSATRTPSTKSQSPVRGRRSVNKPKAGTQDTKYPDIRRDLERQRAAILNDVGEVLTHRDGLAAFPDVSDQASAEVDQNFSMRIRERERKLLKKIDEALERMDAATYGICERCGGDIPYKRLKARPVTTLCIECKTLQEQEEQARG, via the coding sequence ATGAAGACACGCCGTTCCGCTACACGCACTCCCTCGACAAAATCGCAGAGCCCGGTGCGCGGCAGGCGTTCTGTGAATAAGCCGAAAGCTGGCACCCAGGACACCAAGTATCCCGACATCCGCCGTGACCTCGAACGTCAACGCGCAGCCATTTTGAATGATGTTGGTGAAGTTCTGACACATCGAGACGGTCTCGCGGCATTTCCCGACGTCAGCGACCAAGCATCCGCCGAGGTCGACCAGAATTTTTCCATGCGAATTCGGGAACGCGAACGAAAACTGCTCAAGAAGATCGATGAAGCTCTGGAGCGGATGGACGCCGCCACATACGGAATTTGTGAACGCTGCGGTGGAGACATTCCTTACAAACGGCTTAAAGCTCGTCCAGTCACCACTCTCTGTATCGAGTGCAAAACTCTTCAAGAACAGGAAGAGCAAGCTCGAGGCTGA
- a CDS encoding Methylenetetrahydrofolate--tRNA-(uracil-5-)-methyltransferase TrmFO — translation MRDDVVIVGGGLAGSEAAWQAASRGAKVTLYEMRPKEMTKAHKTGNFAELVCSNSLGSVDLLNAPGILKEEMRRLNSLIIAAAEQAKVPAGSALAVDRDQFSSSITRALQGHPHIRILHEEIADIPINCLCIIATGPLTSDKLSQAIRGVTQSQHLYFYDAISPIVDADSIDMDVVFRASRYDKGGDDYLNCPMTDTQYNAFYDALMAAEKVQPKEFEKTPYFEACVPIEVLAERGRQTMQFGPLKPVGLKDPRTGIEPAAVVQLRTENVHRTCYNLVGFQTKLTYPEQKRVFRMIPGLEQAEFLRYGSLHRNTFINSPQLLLKTLQFKARSTLFFAGQLVGVEGYTESAAMGGLAGINAARALAGQPPITPPSTTAHGCLVSHITSSDPRHFQPMNTNFGLFPPLSDPPKDKEKKRRALSRRALEDFDSWKMQSGLS, via the coding sequence ATGAGAGATGACGTCGTCATCGTAGGGGGGGGTCTGGCTGGGTCAGAAGCCGCTTGGCAAGCGGCCAGTCGTGGAGCCAAAGTCACGCTCTACGAGATGCGCCCAAAAGAGATGACGAAGGCGCACAAGACGGGGAACTTTGCCGAACTGGTCTGTTCGAACTCGCTTGGCTCTGTTGATCTCCTGAATGCGCCGGGCATTTTGAAGGAAGAAATGCGACGATTGAACTCGCTCATCATCGCCGCAGCTGAGCAAGCCAAGGTTCCTGCCGGTTCGGCGCTGGCTGTGGACCGTGATCAGTTTTCGTCGTCTATCACCCGAGCCTTGCAAGGACATCCACACATCCGAATTCTTCATGAAGAGATCGCGGACATCCCCATCAATTGCCTCTGCATTATCGCAACTGGGCCGTTGACCTCCGATAAACTCTCTCAGGCCATCCGCGGGGTGACGCAATCGCAGCATTTATATTTTTACGACGCCATCTCACCGATTGTCGACGCCGACTCGATCGACATGGACGTAGTCTTTCGCGCCTCTCGCTATGACAAAGGCGGAGATGATTATTTGAATTGTCCCATGACCGATACGCAGTACAATGCCTTTTACGATGCCCTGATGGCTGCAGAAAAAGTCCAGCCAAAGGAGTTTGAAAAGACGCCCTATTTTGAGGCCTGCGTGCCGATTGAAGTGTTGGCGGAACGTGGCCGCCAGACGATGCAGTTCGGTCCTCTCAAGCCGGTGGGATTGAAAGACCCCAGGACCGGAATCGAACCTGCCGCTGTCGTCCAGTTGCGGACGGAAAATGTCCATCGCACGTGTTACAACTTGGTCGGCTTTCAGACGAAGCTGACCTATCCGGAGCAAAAGCGCGTGTTTCGCATGATCCCTGGGCTCGAACAAGCCGAATTCCTCCGATATGGGAGCCTCCATCGCAACACGTTCATCAATTCCCCTCAGCTCCTTCTGAAGACATTGCAATTCAAAGCCCGCAGCACACTGTTTTTCGCCGGGCAGCTCGTCGGCGTCGAAGGCTATACCGAGTCGGCTGCCATGGGTGGCTTGGCCGGCATCAATGCAGCGCGCGCCTTGGCCGGACAACCGCCGATCACGCCGCCGTCCACGACCGCGCACGGCTGCCTGGTTTCTCATATCACCTCCTCGGATCCTCGCCATTTCCAGCCGATGAATACCAATTTCGGTCTGTTCCCTCCTTTGTCGGACCCTCCCAAAGACAAAGAGAAGAAGCGTCGCGCGTTGAGCCGGCGAGCCCTTGAGGATTTTGACTCATGGAAGATGCAATCAGGGCTTTCGTAA
- a CDS encoding Site-specific tyrosine recombinase XerC: protein MEDAIRAFVMHLQVERNASHETIRNYRSDLHQLTRFLQRTKEKAVPIRIDTVTSDDIRAYLHRLDQQGEKASSLARKLACLRSFFRFLLHEGQLHKNPTESLRSPKLPKPLPRVLTKDDAAALMEFPTGQSTLSLRDRALLETMYSTGARVSEVVGINLDDLNEMDGIVCLRGKGRKERLVPIGDVALHTIREYRKSLKPSARSGHLPSPMFLNHRGNRITTRSVARMVSRYSSRLAGGAVSPHALRHSYATHLLDEGADLRSIQEMLGHASLSTTQKYTHLAMDQLLAVYDSAHPRARAAARPLSGKDRKSS, encoded by the coding sequence ATGGAAGATGCAATCAGGGCTTTCGTAATGCACCTCCAGGTCGAACGCAACGCCTCACACGAGACGATTCGCAATTATCGATCCGATCTTCATCAGCTGACAAGGTTCCTTCAACGAACCAAGGAAAAAGCCGTACCGATTCGCATCGATACGGTCACCAGCGACGATATTCGCGCCTACCTACACAGATTGGATCAACAAGGCGAGAAAGCTTCATCTTTAGCCAGAAAACTGGCTTGTCTACGAAGTTTTTTTCGGTTTCTTCTTCATGAGGGCCAGCTTCATAAGAACCCCACGGAGAGCCTCAGAAGTCCCAAGCTCCCAAAGCCGCTCCCTCGAGTGTTGACAAAGGACGACGCGGCGGCACTCATGGAGTTTCCGACGGGGCAATCGACTCTCTCCTTGCGCGATCGTGCCCTGCTGGAAACGATGTACTCGACCGGGGCTCGGGTGAGTGAGGTCGTGGGAATCAATCTCGACGACCTGAACGAGATGGACGGAATCGTGTGTTTGAGAGGAAAGGGCCGTAAGGAACGGCTGGTTCCGATCGGGGATGTGGCGCTTCATACGATCCGGGAGTATCGCAAATCTTTGAAACCGTCGGCCCGCAGCGGTCACCTGCCGTCTCCGATGTTTTTGAATCACCGTGGAAATCGAATCACCACGAGGAGCGTTGCGCGAATGGTCTCTCGATATTCCAGCCGTCTCGCGGGTGGAGCAGTCAGTCCCCATGCCTTGCGACACTCGTATGCGACTCATCTGCTCGACGAGGGCGCTGACCTCCGGTCTATACAGGAAATGCTCGGCCATGCCTCGCTGAGCACGACACAAAAGTATACGCATTTGGCAATGGATCAGCTCCTCGCCGTGTACGATAGTGCTCACCCTCGAGCACGGGCGGCGGCACGCCCCTTATCAGGAAAGGACCGGAAATCGTCATGA